The Henckelia pumila isolate YLH828 chromosome 2, ASM3356847v2, whole genome shotgun sequence genome includes a window with the following:
- the LOC140883855 gene encoding LOB domain-containing protein 16-like, whose product MSSGTGSPCGACKFLRRKCAADCVFAPYFCSEQGPARFAAVHKVFGASNVSKLLLHVPVPDRCEAVVTISYEAQARIRDPVYGCVAHIFALQQQVAYLQAQLMVAKAQLTQNLVQTSRTAENIWPNSSAAAGGLMGSMFPFQSFPNNSITPQSSFDSIFHHGQNDNGGIIQEDLLPFQRQPYSKKRASQTDLSELQALAFRMMKNEN is encoded by the exons ATGTCGAGTGGGACTGGCTCTCCTTGCGGTGCATGCAAGTTTCTCCGCCGGAAGTGCGCGGCGGATTGTGTTTTCGCACCTTATTTTTGCTCGGAGCAGGGCCCGGCGAGATTCGCCGCCGTTCACAAGGTGTTTGGAGCGAGCAACGTGTCTAAACTTTTGCTGCATGTGCCCGTGCCCGATCGTTGCGAGGCAGTGGTCACCATTTCTTATGAAGCTCAAGCCAGAATTCGAGATCCCGTTTACGGTTGCGTGGCTCATATTTTCGCCTTGCAACAACAG gtggcATATTTGCAAGCTCAATTGATGGTGGCGAAAGCTCAGCTGACCCAAAACCTGGTTCAGACATCAAGAACAGCGGAAAACATATGGCCAAATAGCAGTGCGGCCGCGGGAGGATTAATGGGATCGATGTTCCCATTTCAATCTTTCCCGAATAATTCGATTACGCCCCAGAGTTCGTTTGACTCGATATTCCACCACGGCCAAAATGATAATGGTGGGATCATTCAAGAAGATCTGCTTCCTTTTCAACGTCAACCCTACAGCAAGAAGAGAGCTTCGCAGACGGACTTGAGCGAGCTTCAAGCGCTGGCTTTTCGAATGATGAAGAACGAAAACTGA
- the LOC140878629 gene encoding LOB domain-containing protein 14-like, with product MVEHKLNIIPRARKVVKRHSVFEKDKLGGIYYMGSPCGACKFLRRKCVKGCVFAPYFCHEQGSTHFAAIHKVFGASNVSKLLAHLPVSDRCEAAVTISYEAQARLQDPIYGCVSHIFSLQQQVVNLQAQLASLREQAAQCIINSSNPTNPNDQKLYNGSPQDVQSWFPSFQNQGTVLPSQFDSCNFHQNIDNIYNQAACYGNGSMMNLNPCVKYENPGLPEENSSFNSMDSLDHDQMQCSNNRQWPFQDDDDLQSVAFRSYIQHEY from the exons CTAGGCGGTATATACTATATGGGTTCTCCTTGCGGCGCCTGCAAATTCTTGAGAAGAAAATGTGTCAAGGGTTGTGTTTTTGCCCCTTACTTCTGCCATGAACAAGGTTCCACTCATTTTGCAGCTATACACAAGGTGTTTGGGGCCAGCAACGTGTCGAAACTTCTCGCTCATCTCCCGGTGAGCGATCGGTGCGAAGCGGCCGTGACGATTTCGTATGAAGCTCAGGCCAGGCTTCAGGACCCTATCTATGGCTGTGTTTCCCACATTTTTTCCCTCCAGCAGCAG GTGGTGAATTTACAGGCCCAACTGGCTTCTCTGAGGGAACAAGCAGCTCAATGCATCATTAACAGCTCCAATCCCACAAACCCTAATGATCAAAAGCTCTACAACGGCAGCCCGCAAGATGTTCAAAGTTGGTTTCCATCGTTTCAAAATCAGGGCACGGTACTTCCATCCCAATTTGACTCCTGCAACTTTCACCAAAACATCGACAACATTTATAACCAGGCCGCCTGTTACGGAAACGGATCCATGATGAATCTGAACCCTTGTGTGAAATACGAAAATCCGGGACTCCCGGAGGAGAATTCGTCGTTTAACAGCATGGATTCTCTCGATCATGATCAAATGCAGTGCTCGAATAACAGGCAATGGCCATTTCAAGATGATGATGATCTTCAGTCGGTGGCCTTCAGATCATACATTCAGCATGAATATTAA